TTCTGACAAGCGTAAGCCCAAATGATAGGACGCTGCGGGTTTGCCATTACTTGTGTCTCTAACATCGCTAAAATAGGCGTAATCCCAACGCCTGCACTGATAAGTACTAGTGGAATATCGTTCTGATGAATTAGCGCTTTATCAAGTGCGAAATCGCCCGCTGGTGCTGATAGTAATAGCGTCTCGCCAACTTGTAACTCGTCGTGTAGATAGTTGGAGACTAAGCCATAATGACCATCACGATTGTCTCTTTTGACGGCGAACTGAATGCCATTATCAGTAGTGGTGGCATTCAAAGAATAATGACGCAGTGCTAGATGATTGCTATGTTGGGGATCAGTTTTTACCGTAATATATTGACCAGCCGTTAAAGTAAGCTTGCTTAAATCAATATCCTGCCCATCGTTTCGGTTATCTTTCGTTGGTACAACAGTAAACGCGACAATATCAGCGGCAACAGCTATCTTTTCAACCACTTCAAAGTTTGCAAAGCCTTTCCACATCTCCTCTTCATATAAGCCTTTTTCAAGTTGGATAAAGACGTCAGCGATTTCATCATAAGCTTCTGTCCAAGCCGCTATGATGTCATCATTTGCTGCTTCTCCTAATACTTGTTTGATAGCGCCTATTAGATGCTGACCTACAATGGGATAATGCTCTGGTAGGATTTGCAAAGCACGATGCTTATGACTTATTTCGGTAACTTGTGGTAATAACACTTCTAAATGCTCGAGATGTTTCGCAGCTGCCAGAACCGTCATTGCCAATGCCGTCTGTTGACGACCTAGCTTTTGATTGGTTTCATTAAAAATATCTAATAACTCTGGATGCTCATTAAACATATTTTGATAAAAAGCCGTGGTAATCTTCGTACCATACTCTTCCAATACCGGAACAGTTGCTTTAACAATTTTTAGCGTTTGTGCAGTAGCCATAATATTTCTCTCTTTTAGGGTCTGAGAAGTTAATTGATACCTGTATTCAATCTATTTAATGACGGTTTATAGGCCAGCTACATAACCATCTTTAAACATTCATTTAAAATACATCTTATAATAGCATTTTTAACTTCCCTTTTACTAGGCTATTCTTTCATTCCAAAAATAGTGATAAACATGAGACAAGTTGCCATTAAACAAGGGAATTAGCTCAAATAATATTGATATATCAACCAGCTATTTGACACGGTTTGGCAAAATCTAGCCATTTTTAGCGCATTTAAAAGATAATTAATTGAATTGATGACACGTCCTATTATTGAGACTTTTTAGAGTAATCTCTAATGCCATAGCAAGTGTTGTAACGCAGAATGAGATAATCAAACACGTCTTAGTTATATAAATTCAATTTTCGAGAATGTTAAGAGGAGCATTGCTTATACCGCAGGCTCGCTCGCTAAGTAGTTATTGTTTGACAATAATCCAATGTTACGTCGAGGCTTGTCTGATTTGCTAAGTCTTGAGAACAGTGTGGAAGCGGTTGGCGAAGCGAACGATGAATGGCAATGCTTAGGCTTTTTGGCAGCCAATCAGGTTGATTTGGTTGTTCTTGACAACAAGAGAGTGGGAATTCATTCAAATGATCGCCGAAGATTTGAGTAGTAAGATGATTGCTAATAAGTTGGACATTGCAGAATCAATGGTGAAAGTACATGTGAAGCATAGACTTAATAAGACATGCTTAAGCACTCAAATTGGCGCTGCCGTATGGATGGTGAGTAAGTTGGTTAAATAGGCTACCCATCATAATGCGTTATAGCCAGCTCCAAACCCTATTTAAAATAGCAGTTTCTGAAGCTCTTTATTATTTAAAGTAATATCAGCTAGGGTATAATTATCCATCACTTCAATAAAAGCTTGTGTGGCTTCATAAAGCACGCCTTTTAGCTGGCATGAGGGACTGATGGTACACATCGTTTTGGGCGAACTATCAATCAGATCAACCCTTATTTTCTCAGTTAGTAGCTTTTGATTATCATTACTGTCCACACTACTATTTTCATTTTTACCTACAACATCACTGCTATTGCCTTCTAGAAACTTGCTCTCAAAGCAAGGAACAATGGCAAAGTCAGGCTCAGTATGACGTAAAACTTGGCCCAGATTAATGTCTTTGGCAGCCATAGCCAGTCGAATGCCACCGCTTTTACCGCGTACACTATCTATATAGCCAAGCTGCGCGAGTTGATGCACGATTTTAGTCAAATGACTCTTAGATATCTGATAGCTATCAGCAATGTCAGATATCGTTGCCAAAGCTTCCGAGGTTGGCATCACCGTTAAATATATTAATGTTCGTAACGCATAATCACTATAATTAGTAAGACGCATAGTATCAGCCCATTTCTAGAGTTTATCTAAAGC
This is a stretch of genomic DNA from Psychrobacter alimentarius. It encodes these proteins:
- a CDS encoding globin domain-containing protein — encoded protein: MATAQTLKIVKATVPVLEEYGTKITTAFYQNMFNEHPELLDIFNETNQKLGRQQTALAMTVLAAAKHLEHLEVLLPQVTEISHKHRALQILPEHYPIVGQHLIGAIKQVLGEAANDDIIAAWTEAYDEIADVFIQLEKGLYEEEMWKGFANFEVVEKIAVAADIVAFTVVPTKDNRNDGQDIDLSKLTLTAGQYITVKTDPQHSNHLALRHYSLNATTTDNGIQFAVKRDNRDGHYGLVSNYLHDELQVGETLLLSAPAGDFALDKALIHQNDIPLVLISAGVGITPILAMLETQVMANPQRPIIWAYACQNRDHHAFEVRVNQLLEAATTVEKNIFYFDSGQLLDNNLLANLPKPADIYVCGSMPFMESIISGLTALEHSSDSVHYEPFGPKMSLQIA
- a CDS encoding Rrf2 family transcriptional regulator — encoded protein: MRLTNYSDYALRTLIYLTVMPTSEALATISDIADSYQISKSHLTKIVHQLAQLGYIDSVRGKSGGIRLAMAAKDINLGQVLRHTEPDFAIVPCFESKFLEGNSSDVVGKNENSSVDSNDNQKLLTEKIRVDLIDSSPKTMCTISPSCQLKGVLYEATQAFIEVMDNYTLADITLNNKELQKLLF